The proteins below are encoded in one region of Apium graveolens cultivar Ventura chromosome 4, ASM990537v1, whole genome shotgun sequence:
- the LOC141720499 gene encoding UBP1-associated protein 2A-like, whose protein sequence is MAKRTKSTHSSSSKSHLDEPHFKKPKKIKQQQVLEQEDNQQLQESCEDEASKRETLKELLQPFSKDQIIEFLKFAILEDRELVSRITHFSESDPANRKLFVHGLAWETTSEQVLSIFAEFGDIEECNVPLDKASGRAKGFAFVLYKTREGAENALKERQKKIGNRVIYCQLASDGPVGGNSGGEGSGRKIFVANVGSHVDPEMLKLFFEKFGELEEGPLGMDSVSGKFRGYCFFVYKSSEGCQKALEEPVKMFENCRLECRLATENFKNSKNQTRAPNSDIGSNGNYILGVNPGFYANPAGMGHNSGFGMANPMMVPSLNQNGLATSIGANPQTIGFGGNYGSNSGSPIGVARYASLNGLGGYQTQLGNSSAGSIFGSRSQSGHWSTGQPYLSHFPL, encoded by the coding sequence ATGGCCAAGAGGACAAAATCAACACactcttcttcttcaaaatcccATTTAGATGAACCCCACTTCAAGAAACCCAAAAAGATTAAACAACAACAAGTTTTAGAACAAGAGGACAATCAACAATTACAAGAATCATGTGAAGATGAGGCCTCGAAAAGAGAGACACTAAAAGAGCTGCTCCAGCCATTTAGCAAAGATCAAATAATTGAGTTTCTCAAATTTGCAATCTTGGAAGATAGAGAGTTAGTTTCTAGGATCACCCACTTCTCAGAATCTGACCCTGCTAATCGGAAGCTCTTCGTACACGGTCTAGCTTGGGAAACGACTTCGGAACAAGTTCTGTCGATTTTTGCTGAGTTTGGTGATATTGAGGAATGTAATGTACCTCTTGATAAGGCCAGTGGGCGTGCCAAGGGTTTTGCATTTGTACTTTATAAGACACGGGAAGGAGCTGAGAATGCGCTTAAGGAGCGTCAGAAGAAGATTGGGAATAGGGTGATTTATTGCCAGTTAGCGTCGGATGGACCTGTTGGGGGGAATTCGGGTGGGGAGGGTAGTGGGAGGAAGATTTTTGTGGCCAATGTGGGGTCTCATGTGGACCCGGAGATGCTTAAGTTGTTTTTCGAGAAGTTTGGGGAATTAGAGGAAGGGCCATTAGGGATGGATTCGGTGAGTGGGAAGTTTAGAGGGTATTGTTTTTTTGTTTATAAGAGTAGTGAAGGGTGTCAGAAGGCGTTGGAGGAGCCTGTTAAGATGTTTGAGAATTGTCGGTTAGAGTGTCGTCTGGCTACTGAAAATTTTAAGAATAGTAAGAATCAGACGCGTGCTCCTAATAGTGATATTGGTAGTAATGGGAATTACATTTTAGGTGTTAACCCAGGATTTTATGCAAATCCAGCTGGGATGGGACATAATTCGGGATTTGGGATGGCTAATCCGATGATGGTTCCTTCCTTGAATCAAAATGGGCTAGCCACGTCTATTGGGGCGAATCCTCAAACTATTGGGTTTGGTGGGAATTATGGGAGTAACAGTGGTAGCCCTATTGGGGTTGCTAGGTACGCCTCTTTAAATGGGTTGGGAGGTTATCAAACTCAGCTGGGAAATTCTTCTGCCGGGTCAATATTTGGTTCAAGGTCTCAATCTGGGCATTGGTCCACTGGTCAACCTTACTTGTCACACTTTCCCCTCTAG